The following coding sequences are from one Triticum dicoccoides isolate Atlit2015 ecotype Zavitan chromosome 4A, WEW_v2.0, whole genome shotgun sequence window:
- the LOC119284826 gene encoding adenylyl-sulfate kinase 3-like: MSSLSIPPPLLRSSHSPSPPAAAAAKANWRKRAARVRVRAPVAALAGDGGCAGTGMEQQHLQAGSASGSPVREKPVMSNIGKSTNILWHDCPIGQPERQKLLGQKGCVIWITGLSGSGKSTVACALSRELHYRGHHTYVLDGDNLRHGLNRDLSFKAEDRTENIRRVGEVAKLFADAGTICIASLISPYRRDRDACRALLPDSRFIEVFMDLPLELCEARDPKGLYKLARTGKIKGFTGVDDPYESPVNSEIVIKMEGGECPSPKAMAQQVLSYLEKNGYLQA; encoded by the exons ATGTCCTCGCTCTCGATCCCGCCTCCGCTCCTGCGCTCCTCGCACTCCCCATCTccgccggcggcggcagcggcgaaggCGAATTGGAGGAAGCGCGCGGCGCGCGTGCGCGTGCGCGCTCCGGTGGCGGCGCTGGCCGGCGACGGCGGGTGCGCGGGGACCGGGATGGAGCAGCAGCATCTCCAGGCGGGGAGCGCCTCCGGCAGCCCAG TGCGAGAGAAGCCTGTCATGTCCAACATTGGGAAATCAACTAATATTCTATGGCATGACTGCCCAATTGGGCAACCTGAGCGACAGAAATTGCTGGGGCAAAAAGGATGTGTCATATGGATCACAGGACTCAGCGGTTCAG GGAAAAGTACCGTTGCCTGTGCACTGAGTCGGGAATTACACTACAGAGGCCACCACACGTATGTTCTTGATGGTGACAACCTCAGACATGGCCTTAATCGAGATCTAAGCTTCAAGGCAGAAGACCGTACAGAAAATATACGAAGAGTTG GAGAAGTGGCAAAGCTTTTTGCAGATGCTGGTACCATATGCATTGCTAGTTTGATATCTCCATACAGGAGAGACCGTGATGCATGCCGAGCTCTACTTCCAGATTCTAGATTTATTGAA GTATTTATGGATTTGCCACTAGAATTATGTGAAGCTCGTGATCCTAAAGGGTTATACAAGCTTGCACGCACAGGAAAGATTAAAG GGTTCACCGGAGTTGATGATCCATACGAATCACCAGTGAATAGTGAG ATAGTAATTAAGATGGAAGGTGGGGAATGCCCTTCACCGAAGGCAATGGCCCAGCAAGTTCTGTCCTACCTTGAGAAGAACGGATATTTGCAGGCTTAG